A single Chryseobacterium sp. DNA region contains:
- a CDS encoding succinate dehydrogenase cytochrome b subunit, with amino-acid sequence MAGLTSSTIGRKYAMALSALFLLIFLILHLTTNLLSVLNKDAFNTASDFMGYNPFVQFLMQPILGFAVIFHFVMGFVLEIKNNKARPVKYASNNASVNSSWMSRNMIISGAVVLAFLALHLYDFWLHEINYKYVEGLTPDAERFWPELHEKFADLWRVALYVISFVLLGLHLAHGFQSSFQSIGARHPKYTPVIKAFGKWYSILIPAGFIFVAVFHFITQ; translated from the coding sequence ATGGCAGGTTTAACGAGTTCTACGATAGGTAGAAAATACGCTATGGCATTATCAGCTCTATTTTTGCTGATTTTTCTTATACTGCATTTGACAACCAATTTGTTATCAGTTCTTAATAAGGACGCCTTCAATACGGCATCTGACTTTATGGGCTATAATCCTTTTGTGCAGTTCTTAATGCAGCCTATTCTTGGTTTTGCAGTAATATTCCATTTTGTGATGGGATTTGTACTCGAAATTAAGAATAATAAAGCGCGTCCGGTAAAGTATGCATCCAACAATGCGTCTGTGAATTCTTCATGGATGTCCAGAAATATGATTATTTCTGGAGCTGTTGTTCTTGCTTTCTTGGCGCTTCACTTATATGATTTCTGGCTACATGAAATTAATTATAAGTATGTGGAAGGATTGACTCCTGATGCAGAACGTTTCTGGCCGGAGCTTCATGAGAAGTTTGCAGATCTTTGGAGAGTGGCTTTATATGTAATTTCTTTTGTTTTATTAGGATTACATTTAGCTCACGGGTTCCAGTCTTCATTCCAGTCTATTGGAGCAAGACATCCAAAATATACGCCGGTGATCAAAGCTTTCGGGAAATGGTATTCTATCCTTATCCCGGCAGGATTTATTTTCGTCGCAGTTTTTCATTTTATAACTCAATAA
- a CDS encoding fumarate reductase/succinate dehydrogenase flavoprotein subunit, whose protein sequence is MSKLDSRIPAGPLKDKWKNHKDHMNLVAPNNRDKIDIIVVGTGLAGGSAAATLAEQGYNVKAFCYQDSPRRAHSIAAQGGINAAKNYQGDGDSTYRLFYDTIKGGDYRAREANVYRLAEVSANIIDQCVAQGVPFGRDYGGQLDNRSFGGVQVKRTFYAKGQTGQQLLLGAYSAMSRQIGKGRIKMYNRHEMMDLVIVDGKARGIIARNLVTGEVERHSAHAVVIASGGYGNVYFLSTNAMGSNVSAAWKIHKKGAYFANPCYVQIHPTCIPVHGTQQSKLTLMSESLRNSGRIWVPKKIEDSVAIREGKLRPENIKEEDRDYYLERRYPAFGNLVPRDVASRAAKERCDAGFGIENNDTKEGVYLDFSTEIMKKGKEAAIEKHIHNPTDQQIYDLGKQWVEEKYGNLFVMYEKITADDPYKTPMKIYPAVHYTMGGVWVDYNLQSTIPGCFVIGEANFSDHGANRLGASALMQGLADGYFVLPYTIADYLSADIRTGAIPTGTSSFDEAEKGIKDKIDFFLNNKGTHSVDHFHKKLGHIMWNKVGMGRTPEGLREAIKEIEEVRNDFWKNVKVPGEREGMNTELEKAFRVADFLELGQLMAIDALHRNESCGGHFREDHSTPDGEAERDDVNYKYVGAWEYQGNDINAEVLHKEELIYDNIEVKTRSYK, encoded by the coding sequence ATGAGTAAATTAGATTCAAGAATTCCAGCGGGTCCGCTTAAGGACAAGTGGAAAAATCATAAAGACCATATGAACCTTGTTGCACCAAACAACAGAGATAAGATTGATATTATTGTTGTAGGTACAGGTTTGGCAGGAGGTTCTGCTGCGGCTACTTTAGCTGAGCAAGGATACAACGTAAAAGCGTTCTGTTACCAGGATTCTCCAAGAAGAGCACACTCTATTGCTGCTCAGGGGGGGATCAACGCTGCTAAAAATTACCAGGGTGACGGTGACTCTACTTATAGACTTTTCTATGATACCATCAAAGGAGGTGACTATAGAGCAAGAGAGGCTAACGTTTACAGACTGGCTGAAGTTTCAGCCAATATTATTGACCAGTGTGTTGCACAAGGTGTCCCTTTCGGAAGAGATTACGGTGGCCAGTTGGATAACCGTTCATTTGGCGGGGTTCAGGTAAAAAGAACTTTCTACGCAAAAGGACAGACAGGTCAGCAGCTATTACTGGGTGCATATTCTGCAATGAGCCGTCAGATCGGTAAAGGTAGAATTAAAATGTACAACCGTCACGAAATGATGGACCTTGTAATCGTTGACGGAAAGGCAAGAGGAATTATCGCAAGAAACCTTGTAACAGGAGAGGTTGAAAGACACTCTGCCCACGCGGTAGTTATTGCTTCAGGAGGATACGGAAACGTATATTTCCTTTCAACCAATGCAATGGGGTCAAACGTTTCTGCAGCTTGGAAGATCCACAAGAAAGGAGCATACTTTGCAAACCCTTGTTATGTACAGATTCACCCAACCTGTATTCCTGTTCACGGAACTCAGCAGTCTAAATTGACTTTGATGTCTGAATCATTAAGAAACTCAGGAAGAATCTGGGTTCCTAAAAAGATTGAAGATTCAGTAGCGATCAGAGAAGGTAAATTAAGACCTGAAAATATTAAAGAAGAAGATAGAGATTATTATTTAGAAAGAAGATATCCTGCATTCGGTAACCTTGTTCCTAGAGACGTTGCTTCAAGAGCAGCTAAGGAAAGATGTGATGCCGGATTCGGAATCGAAAATAATGATACTAAAGAGGGCGTTTACCTTGATTTCTCTACAGAGATCATGAAAAAAGGTAAAGAAGCCGCTATTGAAAAACATATTCATAATCCTACGGATCAGCAGATCTATGATCTAGGGAAGCAGTGGGTAGAGGAGAAATACGGTAACTTATTCGTGATGTACGAAAAAATTACGGCTGATGATCCTTATAAAACACCAATGAAGATCTATCCTGCGGTTCACTATACCATGGGTGGTGTATGGGTTGATTATAACCTTCAGTCTACTATTCCCGGATGTTTCGTTATCGGTGAAGCCAACTTCTCTGACCACGGAGCCAACAGACTGGGTGCATCTGCATTGATGCAGGGACTTGCGGACGGATATTTCGTACTGCCTTACACGATTGCAGACTATCTTTCAGCAGACATCAGAACAGGAGCTATCCCTACAGGAACTTCTTCGTTTGACGAAGCTGAAAAAGGAATTAAAGATAAAATTGATTTCTTCTTAAATAACAAAGGAACTCATTCAGTGGATCATTTCCATAAGAAACTTGGACACATTATGTGGAATAAAGTAGGAATGGGAAGAACTCCTGAAGGATTAAGAGAAGCAATCAAAGAGATCGAAGAAGTAAGAAACGATTTCTGGAAAAACGTAAAAGTACCGGGAGAAAGAGAAGGAATGAACACTGAGCTTGAAAAAGCATTCAGAGTGGCAGACTTCCTTGAACTGGGACAATTAATGGCTATCGATGCTCTACACAGAAATGAATCTTGTGGAGGACACTTCCGTGAAGACCATTCTACTCCGGATGGTGAAGCGGAAAGAGATGACGTAAATTACAAATACGTCGGAGCTTGGGAATATCAGGGTAACGATATCAACGCGGAAGTGTTGCATAAAGAAGAACTGATATATGACAACATCGAGGTTAAAACTAGAAGTTACAAATAA